One genomic window of Lytechinus variegatus isolate NC3 chromosome 1, Lvar_3.0, whole genome shotgun sequence includes the following:
- the LOC121407983 gene encoding uncharacterized protein LOC121407983, with product MGDITEGEKEGITTEIGHDGEKDKPNGNEEDKMDDENGMKEGNQSEDENVDDSNENRNSREMEANQDLTSENDEMVKESNEQEDCFDVKEKPELGESGQESEEFVEEQNDQGIEDNSIDVVSEYNKEVHAVEENEEGNLDGTTCQIEGDQDAGIIDGDDDDVGDSVSVNGSPREDGRYKNDDAHTTDLTAPDKEDDKEIESNGETRRSSMKSAKSVKKSKTVRVKSSKTVSSIEVDMTRIIRNEDDNDFDVDEDDDAVTRVTCGKSVDFSIPVDEVDEELQRVIERPGSGRTSMMDNEDMIGLGRAATMNTPVTNDDKESFVYQRSIRTPSRDGMYQHAVNLIRNRCRSQSYSTRSQPQARRRRETRPPPRSAASLPETIPTTLIGGVPMFNLPNVVQHITKTPFNDQPNSYFYISQCKPLPMKPMKVWKGYCGNVYFEPMVCRRAPLSAPTTDPHPNQRTSSSHLPVIPKSAEMTTNNDTENTGRLHSHSATTSRSQAQSGRRTAASGTKSAMSTRSTGRQLAILDKTTVLSRMDYNAAEDIKWISGIESTGTLQIGPSGDKLTGRAYKVYRNGEKHPKLRIRRGLVSHNLAANNKNSPKFGVSGGRINEDLTTNRNANPTNRTQNRSLHQENHVSHSYPTDNYHCVDSMTALQQIMKRNDGHGRSKLVHILPSAYGDGAIRAKGK from the exons ATGGGTGATATAACTGAAGGTGAAAAGGAAGGTATCACAACGGAAATTGGACATGATGGAGAGAAAGACAAACCAAACGGAAACGAAGAAGATAAAATGGATGATGAGAACGGTATGAAGGAGGGAAATCAAAGCGaagacgaaaatgttgatgattcAAACGAGAATAGGAATAGTCGAGAGATGGAAGCAAATCAGGATTTAACGAGTGAAAATGATGAGATGGTAAAAGAGAGCAATGAACAGGAAGATTGTTTCGATGTTAAAGAAAAACCAGAGCTAGGGGAGAGTGGTCAAGAATCTGAAGAGTTTGTAGAAGAGCAAAATGATCAGGGAATTGAGGATAATTCAATAGACGTTGTTAGTGAATATAACAAGGAAGTTCATGCTGTGGAAGAAAACGAAGAAGGGAATCTTGACGGAACCACTTGTCAAATTGAAGGAGATCAAGATGCAGGAAttattgatggtgatgacgatgatgtcgGAGATAGCGTCAGTGTTAATGGATCTCCAAGGGAAGATGGAAGGTATAAGAATGATGACGCTCATACTACCGACCTCACTGCTCCCGATAAGGAAGACGATAAGGAGATCGAATCGAACGGGGAGACTCGGAGATCGAGCATGAAGTCGGCCAAAAGCGTCAAGAAATCTAAAACAGTGCGGGTGAAATCATCTAAAACAGTATCCAGCATAGAAGTCGATATGACGCGCATCATTCGAAACGAAGACGACAATGATTTCGACGTTGATGAGGATGACGATGCGGTGACGCGTGTGACATGTGGTAAGAGTGTGGACTTCTCGATACCGGTGGATGAGGTCGATGAGGAGCTTCAGAGAGTGATCGAAAGACCAGGATCGGGAAGGACTTCAATGAtggataatgaagatatgattggtTTAGGTAGAGCAGCTACCATGAATACACCTGTTACCAACGATGACAAGGAAAG TTTCGTCTACCAGCGTAGTATTCGAACCCCGTCTCGTGATGGTATGTATCAACATGCAGTCAATCTTATTCGTAACCGATGTCGAAGTCAAAGCTATAGTACCCGATCTCAACCCCAGGCTCGACGAAGACGAGAAACACGACCACCACCAAGGAGTGCGGCCAGTCTACCAGAAACTATTCCCACCACTCTCATTGGAGGG GTTCCGATGTTCAACCTCCCAAATGTAGTGCAACACATCACCAAGACTCCATTTAACGATCAACCTAATTCTTATTTCTATATTTCTCAATGTAAACCTTTACCGATGAAACCCATGAAG gTTTGGAAAGGTTACTGTGGCAACGTATACTTTGAACCAATGGTGTGTCGAAGAGCCCCGTTATCTGCTCCGACCACGGATCCTCATCCCAACCAAAGAACATCCTCATCACATCTTCCAGTCATTCCAAAATCAGCAGAAATGACAACAAATAATGACACTGAAAATACTGGGCGATTACACTCGCACTCTGCTACGACGTCCCGATCACAGGCACAGAGTGGTCGCCGAACGGCAGCGAGTGGGACGAAGAGTGCGATGTCGACACGCAGCACCGGACGCCAGCTTGCCATTTTGGACAAAACCACGGTCTTGAGTCGTATGGATTATAATGCTGCTGAAGATATAAAGTGGATTAGTGGTATCGAGTCGACAGGAACTCTTCAGATCGGACCATCGGGTGATAAATTGACTGGACGAGCTTATAAAGTGTACAGAAATGGCGAAAAGCACCCCAAGTTGAGGATTCGGCGCGGACTCGTCAGCCATAATTTGGCGGCAAACAATAAGAACTCTCCAAAGTTTGGCGTGAGCGGAGGTCGCATAAACGAAGACTTAACGACGAACCGTAATGCTAACCCTACAAACAGGACTCAAAACAGAAGTTTGCATCAAGAAAACCATGTCAGTCATTCATACCCGACAGATAACTATCACTGTGTGGATTCAATGACTGCTCTGCAACAAATTATGAAACGAAATGATGGACACGGTCGATCCAAATTGGTGCATATCTTACCGTCTGCATACGGTGATGGGGCTATCAGAGCGAAAGGAAAATAA